The window GACAATTTTTAGAAGAAACCTTAGGTGTCTCTCTTGGTTATGCGCGTCTTTACCAACCAGGTGTTGCGACTCAGTTTATCGGTTTTGCTTATAACGCTGATAAAGACCTGGATTTTCTGCCAAATGATATGGATGGTCCGGCTGACGCTCCTGAAAATGAATACATCAGTGAAGGTTTTGAGCTTCAGCACTTAGGTGGTGAAGAGACCCGTAACGGTTATGTTGGTGCTATCGAATGGGCACCGAATGATACCTTTATCGTTCGCGCTGATGCCTTTGTTTCGCAATTTGACAGCGAATCCTTTGCCCGCGGCTTCCGTGTTAAGTTCGACGGAGAAACCGCTGCTATTTCTAACCCGGTTATCGTCGATAACTCGATGATTGGCGGTACAATCAACCGTAAGAGTAAAGGTAACAATACTCGTGTTGAGCTAGTCAATGATGACAACCAGGATTTCGATGAAGTTCAAAGTTATGGTCTGAACCTGGACTGGCAAATTACTGATCAGTTAAACGCCAGCATGGATATCAGCTACTCAAGTGCCGAAAGCGAATTCCGTAACGGTCTGCTTTGGTCTTTAGTTGCTGAAGATGCCACCGTTGCCAACCCGGTTCTTGATCAGAACGTATCAATTTCTTATATGCTTAACGGCCTTAACCTACCGGATGTAGGTTTTAGTCAGGAAGATGCATTCACTGACATTGATCGCGTTATGGTCAGTAAATACGGTATTTACCCATATGAGAATACCGATGAATTAAAAGCCTATCGCCTTGATTTTAACTACGCCTTAGACAACGAATTCATCTCGTCTGTTGAATTTGGTGTTCGTTATTCAGATCGTGATTACAGCAGTGATCGCTCAGTATACGAATACGGTGCTGACAATAACTTCTCAAGCAGCGAGCCACCGCTACGTTTAACCGAAGATATGGTTGAAGTGGTTGATTGGGAGGGTGAGTTTGGTTATTTCCCGAGCTACCTGGCGATTGATTTAGACAAAGCGCTAAATGCCTGGTTCGGTAACGATATTCCACAACCAGTACAAACCTGGGGGGCGGATGAAGATGGCGTAATCAACAATTCTACCTCCTGGTCAGTACTGCAAAGTGGTGAAGTTTATGAAAAAATCTTCTCTGCTTATGTCATGGCAAACCTTGACTTTGAGCTGTTCGATACTCCAATTAGCGGTAATGTCGGTATTCGTATGGTCGATACCGATCAAAGTGCTACGGCTCTGGATAATGTAGGCGGCGTATTAGCTGCTGGTGCCCAGAACGTAATGGATGAAGTTGGCCTGGTTAACTCTAACTACGCACCAAAAGTAATCGGTCTTGAATATACCGACTACCTGCCATCGATTAACTTAAACGCTCGTTTGACTGACGATTCGCAATTGCGTTTTGCTGCGGCGAAAGTAATGTCTCGTCCACCAATCAATCGCCTGGCTGCTGATCGTAGTGCTACGGTTGCCGATGACGGTAAAGTATCAGGTTCAAGTAACAACAGTCCTTTCCTGAAGCCGTTTTACGCTACTCAGTATGACCTTTCATACGAATACTACTTCACCGAAACCGATGGTGCTGTTGCGGTTGCGTTGTTCTACAAAGACATTGAATCCTTCATTCAAAACCTGACGGTCAGCAACTTTGACTTTAGAGAAGCAGGCTTCTACGTACCGGAAACTATCGAAAACGAAACCACCGGTGTGGTTAGTGAAGTAGACCCGGTAGGTATCTACAGCACGGCTATCAATAACGAAGAAGGCGGTAACATCAAAGGTCTTGAGATTTCCTACACCCAGGTATTCTCATTCCTGCCGGAACTATGGTCTGGTTTAGGCCTTAGCCTGAGCTACTCACACACTAAGAGTGATGTTGAGCTAGTTACGGATCTCGCAGGTGGTTCTGTAGAACAATCACTGCCTGGACTTTCAGAGAACTTATTAACGTCAACGTTATTCTGGGAATACCAGGATTTCGAAACACGTGTGAGTGTTCGTTATCGTGACGAGTTCGTATCTGAGCAATGGGGTGTTAACCAGCAAATCGCTAACTTCGATGACGAAGTGGTTATTGACTATCAAGCTTCTTACAACATTACCGAGAAATTTGGAGCGTTATTCCAGGTTAATAACCTGACCGACGAGCCTACTCAAAGTTACTTCGGTAGTAAGCAGTTTTCCGGTACGACCCAGTATTTCGGTCGCCAATTTTACTTAGGTGTTACTTACTCGTTCTAGCCACAGGCTAAATCGATAACTCTAAGTAACGACTGAATAAGGAATAATAATGATGAAAACGACAAAAAACTTAGCAAATTTGCTGATTGTCGCCTTAGTATCACTATTTCTTACCGCCTGTGGCGGTGACAGTGATATTAAGTCAGGAGAATCCCTGTTAACGTGTGATGTACCTATGGTGCCTGATGCCAGCGGTACATCTTGTGTGGCTCCAGAGCCAATTCAGTGTCCGGCTCCTACGGTTCCGGATGCATTAAACGAAACCTGTGTAGTTGGTGTTGATCCAAATGCGCCAATTCCAGTTTATTTCCCAGCTGAAAATGAAGCGGTACTTTATTTTAATCTGGGTACAGATAATCCAGATGACTATGTAGGTTATCGTCTACATACCTGGAATACTGACCAGTGTGATGCGTACGCGCCACCACACGATACGTCTGACTGGGCAAATGGCCATGAATATGCTGGTGTTGATCCAACTTATGGTGCTTATTACATTCTTAACCTGAAAGAAGGTTATACAGAATGTGGTAACTTTATCGTTCATATCGGTACTGACGATGCAGGTAAAGCACTGGGTAGCGGCGACTTCCAAATGCCATTACAGCAGGACGATCCTACCTATGCACGGATGAACTTCACCTTTAACGGTGAACCTTCAGTATTTGAATACCCGGTAGTTTCTCTAGGTAAGCAACCAGTTAAAGCCGCTGATTTTGCTGCTCACTGGATTGATACCAATACCCTGGTTTGGAACTCTGACGCCGATATCGCCACCGTTAAACTTCACTACTCAGCGAGTGCAGGTATCGAAGCTGACGAAAATGACATGTTCAACGGTTCTACTCTTGAGCTAGGCATGGTTGATTTAACTGAAGAGCAAAAAGCGTTTGCTCCGAAAGTGAATGACTGGCCTGCATATCAAGGTAACTGGAGCGCTGAAGATGCTAAATCTGTATTAAAAAGCCAATTAGTTGTTGTGGGTTACAACAGCGATGGTGAAACGGTTGCTGCAAGTAACGTTCAGGCGGATAAAGTTCTTGATTACCTATACACCATGGGTGATATGGATGCTGATGAAGCGCAGTTAGGTCTTAACTATGACAACGGCATGATCGATGTTGCACTTTGGGCACCAACCGCTCAAAACGTAGTATTGAAAGTATTTGATGCCGACAAAGCAGAGACTGGCAGCTACCCAATGATGGAAGACACCATGACGGGTATCTGGAGCTACAGCGCTGATTTAGACATGGATCGTGCGTTCTACCAGTTTGAAGTTACGGTTTATCACCCGCAAAGCCAGATGATTGAAACCTTGTTGGTAACTGATCCTTACTCGGTAAGCTTGTCTACTAACGGTGAATACTCTCAGTTTGTAAATCTGGAAGACTCTGATCTATACCCTGATGGCTGGATGGAGCAAACCATTCCTACCGTTTCGGATGTTGAAGATGCAGTAATCTACGAAGCTCATATCCGTGACTTCAGTGCGATGGACCAGTCAGTTTCTGAAGAAAACCGTGGTAAGTACCTGGCATTCTCAGAAATGGACAGCGCACCAGTAATGCACCTGAAGAAACTTGCTGAAAGTGGTCTTACGCACTTCCATATTCTTCCGGCAAATGACATTGCTTCTATCAACGAAGATCCAGAGCGTATTGTTGATTTAACCGATACGGTTGCTGATCTATGCGCATTGAAATCTGACGCGCCAGTATGTGGAATTGAAGACGACAACGCAACGCTACAATCTGTACTTGAAAGCTACAGCCCTTACACCAATGATGCTGCAAATCTTGTAAACGTAATTCGTGAATTTGATAGCTTCAACTGGGGTTATGATCCTAAGCACTTCAATGTACCAGATGGTATTTATGCGTCTGACGCTGACGGCGTAGCGCGTATCAAAGAAATGCGTGCGATGATCCAGTCATTGCATGAAGTTGGTCTTCGCGTTGTACTTGATGTTGTTTATAACCACACCAATTCAGCGGGCCTTTGGGATAACTCAGTATTCGATAAAATCGTTCCGGGTTACTACCACAGCCGTGACGTAGTTTCTGGTGCCGTTATCCAGTCTACCTGTTGTAACGATACCGCTCTTGAGCATCGTATGATGGACAAGTTCATGGTGGATTCACTACTTCTATGGACTGAACAGTATAAATACGACGGCTTCCGCTTCGACATCATGAGCCATGGTTCTAAGCAACAAATGCTAGCCGCTCGCGACGCTGTTCGTGCTGTTGACGAAGATAACTACTTCTACGGTGAAGGCTGGACGCGTGACGATCGTGGTTTTGAACAGGCTAACCAGTTCAACATGGCTGGTACTGAAATCTCTACCTTTAACGACCGTATCCGCGAAGGTATCCGTACTGGTGAAATCTTCTCAAACATTGATTACGAAGATGGTCCATTCATCAAGCAGGATATTGTTAAGCTTGGTATGGCTGGTTCTCTGGCTGACTACGTATTAAAGAGCTACAACGGTGTTGACGCTACTGGTAGTGCTTACAACCCAGGTATGTATGCGAAAGACCCGGCCGACGTTATCAACTACATCTCTAAGCACGATAATGAATCACTATGGGATCAGTTGCAGTTTGTATTGCCATTCTCAATGAGCATGGATGAGCGTGTACGTGCGCAAAACGTATCTCACTCTATCATCATGCTTTCACAGGGTGTTCCGTTCCTGCAATTAGGTGGCGATTTCTTACGTTCGAAATCTTTAGACCGTAACACTTATGATGCCGGCGATTGGTTCAACAAAGTTGATTACGATTTCTACACTAACAACTTCAACGTTGGTCTGCCTTTAGATAAAGGTGGTCGCGATGATGATACTTTGGTTTCATTAGCGGCGAATCCAATGGCTCAAGTAGGCATGAGTGAGATCAGCTTCGCCAGCAATGTGTTCAATGAATTCCTACAGATTCGTCAGTCTAGTAAGCTATTCCGCTTAACGACAGCTGATGACATCATCAACCGCGTAGGTTTCCACAACATTGGTAAGCGTCAGACTCAGGGCTTAATCGTAATGAGTATTGATGATGGTACAGGTTTTGCTGACCTAGACCCAATGCACGATGCGGTAGTAGTTGTTGTTAACACCTCTAACATGGAACATTCACACACCGTTGCAACGGCGTCAGGTTTCTCTTTACACACTGTTCAACAAAACTCTGTTGACGGTGTTGTTGCCGGCGCAAGCTTCAGTGAAGGCGAGGGTGAAGGTACCTTTACCGTTCCAGCGCTAAGCACTGCAGTATTCGTGAAAGTGCAGGGCGAAATGCAGGGCGAAGGTTTATCAGCATTTGCTACTGCTGGTGCTCCGGATGTTGTTCCATACGGTGATACCACAGTATTGATTCGTGGCGACATGAACGGCTGGGGTGAAACCGATGCAATGATGTATCAGGGCAATGGTGTTTACTCAGTAGATATCGATTTAGCCGCTGGTGAGTACTACTTCAAAGTGGCTTCAGGTGATTGGTCTACGGTTAACCTTGGCGCGCCAAATGGCGACCCTGTTATGCTAAATACAGATCTTGCATTAGTACCTGGTAGCAACGATAACCTGAAGATCACTATCACAGAAGAAACGCGTTACACCTTCTCTATCGATGCGACTAATACCTCTGCACCGATTCTGAACGTAACTTACGAAGAGCCGTTCTACGGTACCACCGTATTCTTGCGTGGTGACATGAATGGTTGGTCTGAAGATAACCCGTTCACTTATATCGGCGATGGCAAGTACTCGTTGACAACTACTATTGAAGCTGGCGACAAGTACTTTAAAGTGGCTTCAGCAGATTGGGCAACCGTTAACATGGGTGCACCTGCTGACGATACTGAAGTACTAGAGCGTGAAGAACAGCTTCTTGTTCCAGGTTCAAATGACAACCTGCATATGGTCTTCGCTGATGGTGAATACACCTTTATCTTTGATGCTTCGAACCAACAAGAGCCGATTCTAACTGTATACAGTGCCAAAATGTTTGGTGAAACTACAGTGTATGTAAAAGGTAGTATGAATGGTTGGTCTGAAAATGATGCCATGACTTATATTGGCAACAGCACTTACACACTTACCTTGTCTCTGGAAGCACAAAGTTATGAATTCAAAGTGGCTTCTCAAGACTGGTCAACGGTAAACTTAGGTGCCACCTCTGGTGACGATGCCGATGTTTATCTTGATACCGCTGAAGCACTGGTTCAGGATTCACAATCCAACTTCAAGATTGATATTAGCGAAGCTGGCGATTACCTATTCACGGTAACCGGTCCGGATCCGTTAAATTCAACCCTGACTGTAACTAAGGTTATGTAATAACCCTAGCCGCTAACTAAACCGAAAAAACGCCCGCAAGGGCGTTTTTTTTTGCACATGGACGTGCTTACCCTCCCGAACCATGGATGGTAGCAAGGGGGGGATTATTACAGGGATGTATGTATGCCCGTTGAGCAGGACGCGGTTAGGGTGTGTACATGGACGTGCTTAGTCGAGATATTGCCATCCATGATATCTCGACATATCGGAAGTCCTTTTACTAATCCTCCCGAACCATGGATGGTAGCAAGGGAGGATTTACTAGCTGAAAATTGATTATTTACAGCTTATCTCTACCGTTTTAGGAGTCCATAGCGGCCCTACAACAGCGCTGGTTGCGCTGGATGCTAATCCATTAAGAAACGATGTTTCAGTTTTCACTGTAACCCATTCCTGTTCACCACAAATGTTGTTAAGCGCCACAGGATCTGATGCTTCATAAAGTGCTAACACTAAATTATGATGCCACTCTTCTTTCTTAACCACAGCGGTAGTTGCCGCTGGCTCTTTGTCGAAGTGGATGGTAGTGCACGCGGAAAGCATTAGAGCCGAGATTAATGTGATTGTTTTTTTCATAATTAACCTTCCTCTGAGCACCAGACTTTAACAGAATGAGGCGAATAGATACCGAGAGTTAACAAAGCAAAAACACCTTCCTGGAAGGTTTGTTGGGATTGCATTTGAATCACTTCTTTGTCACCACAAATTTCCGTTACATTGACTCTATGTTCACCAACAAGTCCCCAAAAAAAGAAATTTTTTGAATCTTCATAGGTCGGCGGGTTTACGTACTTAGAGGTTTGCTCTGGTTGCATGGTTACTGTCGAACATCCCGTCAGCACCAGCCCTAGCAATATTACAAATTTCTTAATCATAATTTACTCCTTGTAGAATAAGAAATACCTGACTTTCAGGTAACAAAGATACTAACAGAGCAGTCGAAGATGATAAATAAGATACTGAGTTTATTAGTTTTTATAGAAACCAAATAACAAGAGCCCAGAAAACTCGGGAGCTGACAGTGATTTTTACTTTTTAGAATGGTTATCGGGCCGCTGTTCCTGCTCGCGCTTAACCAGTAAAAATGTCAGATACATTTTGGTAGGTAGGGAAAATATCAGGCCAAAGGCAATGCAGGCGGCGCTGATAATCATCCCGGTAACGCCTAGCTTTTCAGGTAAATCAAACCAGTAGAGTAGGGAGTAACCCAGCACCAATAAAAAAAGCCCAATTCCGATAGCGATCTTCAGTAATAAAATGAGTCGCGCTTCTGACATGGGCTTTTCTCTTTAATGGCTTTTTAATTAATTTGCTTTTATTTTGCTCTTACTTTGCACTTATTTTTTTGAGGGGCGCTTCCAGCCGCTAATATTGCGCTGTTTAGCACGTGCTACCGCTAAAGAATCATCTTCAACGTCTTTAACAATAACTGAACCTGCAGCTGTGGTAGCCATATCACCGACCGTAACAGGCGCTACTAGCGAAGCATTAGAGCCAATAAACGCATTATCGCCGATAATAGTCTGCGATTTATTTACGCCATCATAATTACAAGTAATGGTACCGGCGCCAATATTGGCTTTTGTACCAACAATAGTATCACCTAGATAAGTTAAATGACCGGCTTTGGAACCAGGGCCTAAGGTGGACTTTTTCATTTCCACGAAGTTACCGACATGGGCATCTTCTTTTAACACCGAACCCGGACGAATACGGGCAAATGGACCAACACTGGATTTATTTTCCAATACTGCATCTTCGATAATGGTATTTGGTTTTACCACCACATCATCACCGATCGTACAGTTGGTTAAGATACAGTTAGCGCCAATTTCAACGTTATTTCCAACTGTTACATCGCCTTCAAAAATACAGTTAATATCAATTTCAACTTCTTCACCAACGCTCAATTCACCGCGGATATCAATACGAGCAGGGTCGCGTAAACTCGCACCAGCAATCATCAATTGTTCTGCCTGACGAGCCTGGTACGCACGCTCTAAAGTAGCAAGCTGAACACGGTTATTGGCACCTTCTACTTCAATCGCCGTTTCTGGGTGCGCGGTATGAATGGTTTTCCCTTCGCTATGGGCCATGGCAATTATATCGGTAAGGTAATATTCGCCTTGAGCATTATCGTTAGAAAGGTTACCCAACCAGCGCTTTAAGTCGCCGCCATTGGCAAGCAGGATTCCGGTATTTACTTCAGTAATTTTTAGCTGCTCGGGGTTTGCATCTTTTTGCTCGACAATACCGACAACCGTGCCGTTATCACGAACGATTCTACCGTAACCAGTAGGGTCATTAAGCTCTACGGTCAGCAACGCCATTGAATCTTCTTGTTTTGCCGCTAACAGGCGCTCGAGGGTAGAAACCTGTGTTAACGGTACATCACCGTATAGAACCAGCACATCTTCATCGTCTTTGATGTGCTCACGAGCCTGATCTACCGCATGGCCAGTGCCCAATTGTTCCGCTTGTTCAACAAAGGTTAAATCATCGCCCTGTACAGCGTCTTTTAGTAATTCGCCGCCAAAACCATAAACAAGGTTAATTTGTTGGGCATCTAGCGCCCGAGCGGAATCGATAACATGCTCTACCATAGACTTGTGTGCGACAGGGTGGAGAACTTTGGGAAGTTTAGAACGCATACGAGTACCTTTACCCGCAGCAAGAATAACGACTGAAAGAGGCATAATATTCCCTATATATTTTTATTCCCTTTAGTTTAATCGCTTTTGTACCGTTGCAAAACTAATCAGGGAATAATTCCTGAAAATTTCATAAAATTTAGAAACATTCCCCCCCTTGCTACCATCCATGGTTCGGGAGGATTAGTAAAGGGATTTACGATATGTCGGGATATCATGGAGGTCATATCCTGACAAGATACATGGACGTATTGAATGTCGAGATATCATGGACGGCAATATCTCGACTAAGTACATCCATGTACATACACTTACCGCATCCTGCTATCAGGGCATACTTACATCCATGTAATAAACCCTCCCTTGCTACCATCCATGGTTCGGGAGGATAAGTACGTCCATGTACAAAAAAGGCGCCAAATGGCGCCTTTTCTCATTTAAGTAAGTAATTAAACATTACTTCTTATATTTGTTTGCTTCCTGGATAACACGTAATTGCGCTACCGCTCTGGCTAGCTCTGCAGCAACTTCTGCGTAATCAACGTCAGCAGATGCGTTTGCAATGTGCTCTTCAGCACGTTGCTTGGCTTCTAAAGCAGCTTGCTCATCCAGCTCGCCACCGCGTACAGCCACATCGGCCAATACGGTAACGTTACCTGGTTGAACTTCCAACATACCACCGGAAAGGTAAATAACCTCTTCGCCGCCATGTTGTTTAACAATACGCGCCATACCTGGTTTCAACGCAGTTAGTAAAGGAGCGTGACCAGGCATAATACCTAGCTCACCTTCACTACCTGTAATTTGCAATGATTCTACGCGACCTGAAAATAAGCTTTCTTCGGCGCTTACTACATCCAAATGAACCGTCATGGCAGCCATATTCTCTCCTAAGCCAATTAAGCTTTCTGAGCTTTTTCTACGGCTTCTTCGATTGAACCAACCATGTAGAACGCTTGTTCAGGAAGGTCATCGTAGTCGCCAGCCAGGATTCCTTTAAAACCAGCAATCGTGTCTTTCAGAGAAACGTACTTACCAGGAGAACCGGTGAATACTTCTGCAACGAAGAACGGCTGAGAAAGGAAACGCTCAATCTTACGAGCACGGGCAACGGTTTGCTTATCTTCTTCAGATAGCTCATCCATACCCAGAATCGCAATGATATCTTTTAGTTCTTTGTAACGTTGTAGTGTTGATTGAACACCACGAGCCACGTCATAGTGGTCGTTACCAACAACTAGTGGATCCAACTGACGAGAAGTAGAATCTAGTGGATCGATTGCCGGGTAGATACCCTGTGCAGCGATGTCACGAGAAAGTACAACCGTTGCATCCAAGTGAGCAAAGGTTGTCGCAGGAGACGGGTCAGTCAAGTCATCCGCAGGTACGTATACCGCTTGGATTGAAGTGATTGAACCAGTCTTAGTTGACGTAATACGCTCCTGTAGAACACCCATCTCTTCAGCAAGAGTTGGCTGGTAACCTACCGCAGATGGCATACGACCTAGAAGTGCCGATACCTCAGTACCCGCTAGGGTATAACGGTAAATGTTATCTACGAAGAATAGTACGTCACGACCTTCGTCACGGAATTTTTCAGCCATGGTAAGACCGGTCATCGCAACACGAAGACGGTTACCCGGTGGCTCATTCATCTGACCGTAAACTAGCGCTACTTTATCAAGTACGTTAGATTCGCTCATTTCGTGATAGAAATCGTTACCCTCACGAGTACGCTCACCAAC is drawn from Thalassotalea sp. PS06 and contains these coding sequences:
- the glmU gene encoding bifunctional UDP-N-acetylglucosamine diphosphorylase/glucosamine-1-phosphate N-acetyltransferase GlmU codes for the protein MPLSVVILAAGKGTRMRSKLPKVLHPVAHKSMVEHVIDSARALDAQQINLVYGFGGELLKDAVQGDDLTFVEQAEQLGTGHAVDQAREHIKDDEDVLVLYGDVPLTQVSTLERLLAAKQEDSMALLTVELNDPTGYGRIVRDNGTVVGIVEQKDANPEQLKITEVNTGILLANGGDLKRWLGNLSNDNAQGEYYLTDIIAMAHSEGKTIHTAHPETAIEVEGANNRVQLATLERAYQARQAEQLMIAGASLRDPARIDIRGELSVGEEVEIDINCIFEGDVTVGNNVEIGANCILTNCTIGDDVVVKPNTIIEDAVLENKSSVGPFARIRPGSVLKEDAHVGNFVEMKKSTLGPGSKAGHLTYLGDTIVGTKANIGAGTITCNYDGVNKSQTIIGDNAFIGSNASLVAPVTVGDMATTAAGSVIVKDVEDDSLAVARAKQRNISGWKRPSKK
- a CDS encoding alpha-1,6-glucosidase domain-containing protein translates to MKTTKNLANLLIVALVSLFLTACGGDSDIKSGESLLTCDVPMVPDASGTSCVAPEPIQCPAPTVPDALNETCVVGVDPNAPIPVYFPAENEAVLYFNLGTDNPDDYVGYRLHTWNTDQCDAYAPPHDTSDWANGHEYAGVDPTYGAYYILNLKEGYTECGNFIVHIGTDDAGKALGSGDFQMPLQQDDPTYARMNFTFNGEPSVFEYPVVSLGKQPVKAADFAAHWIDTNTLVWNSDADIATVKLHYSASAGIEADENDMFNGSTLELGMVDLTEEQKAFAPKVNDWPAYQGNWSAEDAKSVLKSQLVVVGYNSDGETVAASNVQADKVLDYLYTMGDMDADEAQLGLNYDNGMIDVALWAPTAQNVVLKVFDADKAETGSYPMMEDTMTGIWSYSADLDMDRAFYQFEVTVYHPQSQMIETLLVTDPYSVSLSTNGEYSQFVNLEDSDLYPDGWMEQTIPTVSDVEDAVIYEAHIRDFSAMDQSVSEENRGKYLAFSEMDSAPVMHLKKLAESGLTHFHILPANDIASINEDPERIVDLTDTVADLCALKSDAPVCGIEDDNATLQSVLESYSPYTNDAANLVNVIREFDSFNWGYDPKHFNVPDGIYASDADGVARIKEMRAMIQSLHEVGLRVVLDVVYNHTNSAGLWDNSVFDKIVPGYYHSRDVVSGAVIQSTCCNDTALEHRMMDKFMVDSLLLWTEQYKYDGFRFDIMSHGSKQQMLAARDAVRAVDEDNYFYGEGWTRDDRGFEQANQFNMAGTEISTFNDRIREGIRTGEIFSNIDYEDGPFIKQDIVKLGMAGSLADYVLKSYNGVDATGSAYNPGMYAKDPADVINYISKHDNESLWDQLQFVLPFSMSMDERVRAQNVSHSIIMLSQGVPFLQLGGDFLRSKSLDRNTYDAGDWFNKVDYDFYTNNFNVGLPLDKGGRDDDTLVSLAANPMAQVGMSEISFASNVFNEFLQIRQSSKLFRLTTADDIINRVGFHNIGKRQTQGLIVMSIDDGTGFADLDPMHDAVVVVVNTSNMEHSHTVATASGFSLHTVQQNSVDGVVAGASFSEGEGEGTFTVPALSTAVFVKVQGEMQGEGLSAFATAGAPDVVPYGDTTVLIRGDMNGWGETDAMMYQGNGVYSVDIDLAAGEYYFKVASGDWSTVNLGAPNGDPVMLNTDLALVPGSNDNLKITITEETRYTFSIDATNTSAPILNVTYEEPFYGTTVFLRGDMNGWSEDNPFTYIGDGKYSLTTTIEAGDKYFKVASADWATVNMGAPADDTEVLEREEQLLVPGSNDNLHMVFADGEYTFIFDASNQQEPILTVYSAKMFGETTVYVKGSMNGWSENDAMTYIGNSTYTLTLSLEAQSYEFKVASQDWSTVNLGATSGDDADVYLDTAEALVQDSQSNFKIDISEAGDYLFTVTGPDPLNSTLTVTKVM
- a CDS encoding Bor family protein, with product MIKKFVILLGLVLTGCSTVTMQPEQTSKYVNPPTYEDSKNFFFWGLVGEHRVNVTEICGDKEVIQMQSQQTFQEGVFALLTLGIYSPHSVKVWCSEEG
- the atpD gene encoding F0F1 ATP synthase subunit beta, whose amino-acid sequence is MSAGNIVSVIGAVVDVEFPQNAVPQVYDALTITEGDLAGRVLEVQQQLGGGVVRTIAMGSSDGLRRGLNVENTGNPIQVPVGTATLGRIMDVLGDPIDEAGDIATDERWTIHREAPSYEEQAASNELLETGIKVIDLVCPFAKGGKVGLFGGAGVGKTVNMMELIRNIAIEHSGFSVFAGVGERTREGNDFYHEMSESNVLDKVALVYGQMNEPPGNRLRVAMTGLTMAEKFRDEGRDVLFFVDNIYRYTLAGTEVSALLGRMPSAVGYQPTLAEEMGVLQERITSTKTGSITSIQAVYVPADDLTDPSPATTFAHLDATVVLSRDIAAQGIYPAIDPLDSTSRQLDPLVVGNDHYDVARGVQSTLQRYKELKDIIAILGMDELSEEDKQTVARARKIERFLSQPFFVAEVFTGSPGKYVSLKDTIAGFKGILAGDYDDLPEQAFYMVGSIEEAVEKAQKA
- a CDS encoding TonB-dependent receptor; translated protein: MFNLSKVTLALMASGALAFSAQTYAQEAENASQESNEDDIEVIEVTGFKSSLIKSINQKRWADTVSEQISADDLGGLPDVSMADALTRLPGIAAVRTGGQAAEINIRGLGGGFVSSTLNGREQVSTSGSRSIEYDQYPSELISSAAVYKSSKASLIEGGVAGTVELKTASPLANEEQHTFNVNLRGMYNDRASEVADAEEFGHRFSFSYQGQFLEETLGVSLGYARLYQPGVATQFIGFAYNADKDLDFLPNDMDGPADAPENEYISEGFELQHLGGEETRNGYVGAIEWAPNDTFIVRADAFVSQFDSESFARGFRVKFDGETAAISNPVIVDNSMIGGTINRKSKGNNTRVELVNDDNQDFDEVQSYGLNLDWQITDQLNASMDISYSSAESEFRNGLLWSLVAEDATVANPVLDQNVSISYMLNGLNLPDVGFSQEDAFTDIDRVMVSKYGIYPYENTDELKAYRLDFNYALDNEFISSVEFGVRYSDRDYSSDRSVYEYGADNNFSSSEPPLRLTEDMVEVVDWEGEFGYFPSYLAIDLDKALNAWFGNDIPQPVQTWGADEDGVINNSTSWSVLQSGEVYEKIFSAYVMANLDFELFDTPISGNVGIRMVDTDQSATALDNVGGVLAAGAQNVMDEVGLVNSNYAPKVIGLEYTDYLPSINLNARLTDDSQLRFAAAKVMSRPPINRLAADRSATVADDGKVSGSSNNSPFLKPFYATQYDLSYEYYFTETDGAVAVALFYKDIESFIQNLTVSNFDFREAGFYVPETIENETTGVVSEVDPVGIYSTAINNEEGGNIKGLEISYTQVFSFLPELWSGLGLSLSYSHTKSDVELVTDLAGGSVEQSLPGLSENLLTSTLFWEYQDFETRVSVRYRDEFVSEQWGVNQQIANFDDEVVIDYQASYNITEKFGALFQVNNLTDEPTQSYFGSKQFSGTTQYFGRQFYLGVTYSF
- a CDS encoding F0F1 ATP synthase subunit epsilon, with translation MAAMTVHLDVVSAEESLFSGRVESLQITGSEGELGIMPGHAPLLTALKPGMARIVKQHGGEEVIYLSGGMLEVQPGNVTVLADVAVRGGELDEQAALEAKQRAEEHIANASADVDYAEVAAELARAVAQLRVIQEANKYKK
- a CDS encoding Bor/Iss family lipoprotein — translated: MKKTITLISALMLSACTTIHFDKEPAATTAVVKKEEWHHNLVLALYEASDPVALNNICGEQEWVTVKTETSFLNGLASSATSAVVGPLWTPKTVEISCK